A genomic stretch from Bradyrhizobium quebecense includes:
- a CDS encoding aspartate/glutamate racemase family protein, with the protein MTKILIVNPNTSASMTATIATAARAVAADGTEIVAVTSSMGPASIEGFYDEAFAVPGLIEALLKTPGADAGIIACFDDTGLDAARSAARYPVVGICEAALVTAGQIAKRIGIVTTLPRSIVPLEELVRRYGFADRATVTACDVAVLDLEKPGSGARPKLEAEIARALEKGADAIVLGCAGMADLARELSVQFGVPVVDGVAAAVKQAEALAGLKLTTSRRGAYASPVAKRYSGLLEGFAPVPED; encoded by the coding sequence ATGACCAAAATCCTGATCGTCAATCCCAACACCTCCGCGTCGATGACCGCGACGATCGCGACCGCCGCGCGGGCGGTTGCCGCTGATGGTACCGAGATCGTGGCCGTCACATCGTCGATGGGACCCGCCTCGATCGAAGGCTTCTACGACGAGGCGTTCGCCGTTCCCGGGCTGATCGAGGCACTGCTGAAGACGCCGGGCGCCGATGCCGGCATCATCGCCTGCTTCGACGACACCGGGCTCGACGCCGCGCGGTCGGCGGCGCGTTACCCGGTGGTCGGCATCTGCGAGGCGGCGCTGGTTACGGCCGGACAGATCGCAAAGCGCATCGGCATCGTCACCACGCTGCCGCGCTCGATCGTGCCGCTCGAGGAACTGGTCCGCCGCTACGGCTTTGCTGACCGCGCAACGGTCACCGCCTGCGACGTCGCTGTGCTCGATCTGGAGAAGCCGGGGTCGGGCGCCAGGCCAAAGCTAGAGGCGGAGATCGCCCGCGCGCTGGAAAAGGGCGCCGACGCCATCGTGCTCGGCTGCGCCGGCATGGCCGATCTCGCCCGTGAACTCTCGGTGCAGTTCGGCGTGCCGGTGGTGGACGGCGTGGCCGCCGCGGTGAAGCAGGCGGAAGCACTCGCCGGCCTCAAGCTCACGACCTCACGCCGTGGCGCCTACGCTTCGCCGGTGGCGAAAAGATACTCGGGGTTGCTCGAAGGATTCGCGCCGGTTCCAGAGGACTAA
- a CDS encoding SDR family oxidoreductase, with translation MQVKDKVCIVTGGASGIGEAVARAYADAGARGVVVADLKTSRDRLANVAGDIDGLAVTADVGLEEDVKALIAAAEDKYGPVDVFFSNAGLSRKGQEAASDADWDVSWRVHVMSHVFAARALVPGMLARGSGYLLNTASAAGLLASLNSMPYGVTKNAAVALAEHLAIQYGDRGIRVSVLCPQSVQTGMTTPGPSAARVDGVLQPGEVARMVIEAMAEERFLILSHPQVQEYMQRKATNRERWLSGMRRLRDRIYGGAAS, from the coding sequence ATGCAAGTCAAGGACAAGGTCTGCATCGTCACCGGCGGCGCGAGCGGGATCGGCGAAGCGGTGGCGCGGGCCTATGCCGACGCCGGCGCCCGCGGCGTCGTGGTCGCCGATCTCAAGACCTCGCGCGACCGGCTCGCCAACGTTGCCGGCGACATCGACGGGCTTGCGGTCACTGCCGATGTCGGGCTCGAGGAGGACGTCAAGGCGCTGATCGCCGCGGCCGAGGACAAGTATGGCCCGGTCGACGTGTTCTTCTCCAATGCCGGGCTGTCGCGCAAGGGACAGGAAGCCGCGTCCGATGCCGACTGGGATGTGAGCTGGCGCGTCCATGTGATGAGCCACGTGTTCGCGGCGCGCGCGCTGGTGCCCGGCATGCTCGCGCGCGGCTCCGGCTATCTGCTCAACACCGCATCCGCCGCGGGTCTGCTGGCCTCGCTGAACTCGATGCCCTATGGCGTGACCAAGAATGCCGCGGTCGCGCTCGCCGAGCATCTCGCCATCCAGTATGGCGATCGCGGCATCCGAGTCTCCGTGCTCTGCCCGCAATCGGTGCAGACCGGAATGACCACGCCGGGCCCGAGCGCGGCGCGCGTCGACGGCGTGCTGCAGCCCGGCGAAGTGGCACGGATGGTGATCGAAGCGATGGCCGAGGAACGCTTCCTGATTCTCTCGCATCCCCAGGTGCAGGAATACATGCAGCGCAAGGCCACCAATCGCGAGCGCTGGCTGTCCGGCATGCGCCGCCTGCGCGACCGGATCTATGGCGGCGCGGCGTCATAA
- a CDS encoding ketopantoate reductase family protein yields the protein MRICIFGAGAVGSHFAVRLARAGHDVSCVMRGPHLDAVRSNGLTLKVGDSSVSAKVKASADPVDLGPQDVVISTLKATGVGALATGLLPLLERDTAIVFAQNGIPWWYDLGLPPRHPAIPDLGFLDPGGRLRSAIPKERIIGGVIFSSNEVIAPGVATNLSPDRNRLLIGECDDRRSERIANLRAALDGAAIESPEVTEIRETIWSKLLTNMSMSVLCLLTGLTARGVRDDPDMQDVIPRLLDEANAVATHYIPEVKHVTRSGPAPDHKPSILQDYELGRAMEIDVLVRAPAAFARAANLPTPMLDLMAALAIQKARDKGLYQS from the coding sequence ATGCGCATTTGCATTTTCGGCGCGGGCGCCGTCGGCAGCCATTTCGCGGTCCGGCTGGCACGCGCCGGCCACGATGTGTCCTGCGTGATGCGCGGACCGCATCTGGACGCGGTCCGGTCCAACGGCTTGACGCTGAAGGTCGGCGACAGCAGCGTGAGCGCGAAGGTGAAGGCGTCGGCCGATCCTGTCGATCTGGGGCCGCAGGACGTCGTCATCAGCACGCTGAAGGCAACCGGCGTCGGCGCGCTCGCAACCGGGCTGTTGCCACTGCTTGAACGCGACACCGCAATCGTGTTCGCGCAGAACGGCATTCCCTGGTGGTACGATCTCGGCCTGCCGCCCCGGCATCCTGCGATCCCCGATCTCGGCTTCCTCGATCCCGGCGGGCGCTTGCGCAGCGCGATCCCGAAGGAGCGGATCATCGGCGGCGTGATCTTCTCCTCCAATGAGGTGATCGCACCCGGCGTGGCGACGAACCTGTCGCCGGATCGCAACCGCCTCCTGATCGGCGAATGCGACGATCGCCGGAGCGAGCGCATCGCCAATCTGCGCGCGGCGCTCGATGGCGCCGCGATCGAATCGCCCGAGGTCACGGAGATCCGCGAGACGATCTGGTCGAAGCTACTCACCAACATGTCGATGTCGGTGCTCTGCCTGCTGACGGGTCTGACCGCACGCGGCGTCCGCGACGATCCCGACATGCAGGACGTGATCCCGCGCCTGCTCGACGAGGCCAATGCGGTGGCGACGCACTACATTCCGGAGGTCAAGCACGTCACCCGCTCAGGGCCGGCGCCCGACCACAAGCCGTCGATCCTGCAGGACTACGAACTCGGCCGCGCTATGGAGATCGATGTGCTGGTGCGCGCCCCGGCGGCGTTTGCCCGCGCAGCTAACCTTCCGACCCCGATGCTCGACCTGATGGCCGCGCTCGCGATCCAGAAGGCACGTGACAAGGGGCTCTATCAGAGCTGA